The Calliphora vicina chromosome 3, idCalVici1.1, whole genome shotgun sequence genome contains a region encoding:
- the Culd gene encoding uncharacterized protein Culd → MGNTPLGKSLKCPCEHMQFSEPPYDSSISGQEFCGDGKVFRSKTRTLLLKFFYRATNSHVFSLQYFSERNVKIVSGSPYKSSSSDGTPQIISTPYFPMSYPRDYGTEQILTCEADNCNVRLDFTDFQLGQTSTLEIFDSNGQMVDSYNGEHFRPPIIISTGKSLLLQFRGNGVTGSGFRAEVTFVSPKQREERLMPYTDCGGLVSGPGGAITMMNMIENATDVRFFDCIWIIKPGNNYMMMKTHISLRIEEFHSMASHSDLTIRQGTTSDALEIENVVWPNNGVSKETHVVPILTGYYIRLRGVFGMSSKLAIVYSVFNYLNCYIGSEFLCGNNHCISIRLHCDGFDHCGDGTDEPDSCEDDWANLQNDRRWYSHKPNYYFPKIEQYPDLKTATGIFIISTLGIFAVLSGWMVILYRMGVRARHQRELQNHLQTISELLDRQEEITTPDEPPSYEAPPDYEEVIKIGMEHEMREPRDRHRKHHRRHRDCSRASSNVTVSSTVPIHNCSDRPSTSAAAASTLAAEGIPAASVYLADIEATVCQELSQHVIRATQNCGITGTSQAPETTSTTIKCRCKCKAEEDKLKLLATSPIAENTSQNNSCNTTTQLEECSHDFCEDTLNISFSLGVPQTNTGIANDTNNIENAASRPKSSVNCTEQTYLKKSWIVMNSGGQTYKVQRLRPTFSSPESFLHDWSFYADSQNYGSILPHEKSFILSNNTSNFISDLSRDPSANSIDSQNSNTRLKSTTTTPSTNSCNNNNITNESDITLYEEDTSSTTTASTSAGQQKSVGRGTQLLMMSEMESDDGGEQNISCFGNVNNPFKVNAKLKYTAVGRTHIRRRHARSRSFTNSGNNERGNNSSDNTLKRSSSADLLLLNLRPDSDILYSDNSKANLYLI, encoded by the exons ATGGGCAACACGCCACTGGGCAAGTCACTAAAGTGTCCCTGTGAGCACATGCAGTTCTCGGAACCACCCTATGATAGCTCAATATCGGGACAGGAGTTTTGTGGTGATGGAAAAGTATTTCGTAGTAAAACACGTACATTGttgttgaaatttttctatCGAGCCACCAATAGTCATGTTTTCTCATTGCAATACTTTTCGGAAC GCAATGTAAAAATTGTTAGCGGTTCACCTTATAAAAGTTCTAGTAGCGATGGGACACCACAAATCATATCGACACCGTATTTCCCCATGTCATATCCGCGAGATTATGGCACAGAACAAATTCTAACCTGTGAAGCTGATAACTGTAATGTAAGATTAGATTTTACCGACTTTCAGTTGGGTCAAACGTCAACGTTGGAAATCTTCGATTCGAATGGTCAAATGGTGGATTCATATAACGGCGAACATTTTCGCCCTCCGATTATAATCAGTACCGGAAAGTCACTATTATTGCAATTCCGTGGTAATGGAGTTACAGGCAGTGGTTTTCGGGCAGAGGTTACATTTGTGTCACCGAAACAAAGAGAAGAACGTCTTATGCCTTACACAG ATTGTGGTGGCTTGGTTTCGGGTCCCGGCGGTGCTATAACTATGATGAATATGATTGAGAATGCTACCGATGTGCGCTTTTTTGATTGTATTTGGATTATTAAGCCCGGCAATAACTATATGATGATGAAGACTCACATATCGCTGAGAATTGAAGAATTTCACAGCATGGCTTCCCATTCGGATCTCACCATTAGACAGGGTACAACATCCGATGCGTTAGAGATCGAAAATGTTGTATGGCCTAATAATGGCGTAAGTAAAGAGACCCATGTCGTACCCATACTAACTGGCTACTATATACGTTTAAGAGGAGTCTTTGGCATGTCTTCCAAACTGGCCATAGTCTATAGTGTTTTCAACTATTTAA ATTGTTACATTGGTTCAGAGTTTCTATGTGGCAATAATCATTGTATTTCGATACGTTTGCATTGCGATGGTTTCGATCATTGTGGTGATGGTACTGATGAACCGGATTCATGTGAAGATGATTGGGCCAACTTACAAAATGATCGTAGATGGTATTCCCATAAACCGAACTATTATTTTCCCAAAATAGAACAATATCCAGACCTTAAAACAGCTACTGGCATCTTTATTATCTCCACTTTGGGTATATTTGCTGTACTGTCTGGCTGGATGGTCATTCTATATCGCATGGGTGTAAGAGCTCGCCATCAGAGAGAACTGCAGAATCATTTGCAAACCATAAGTGAACTATTGG ATCGTCAAGAAGAAATTACTACTCCCGACGAACCTCCCAGCTATGAGGCTCCTCCCGATTATGAAGAAGTCATTAAAATTGGCATGGAACATGAAATGCGTGAGCCCCGCGACAGACATCGTAAACATCATAGGCGCCATCGAGATTGCAGTCGTGCCTCCAGTAATGTTACGGTTTCCTCAACGGTTCCCATTCACAATTGCAGCGATAGGCCTTCAACTTCTGCGGCAGCAGCTTCCACATTGGCTGCCGAGGGAATTCCAGCAGCGTCTGTTTATTTAGCTGATATTGAGGCTACTGTTTGCCAAGAACTGAGTCAGCATGTCATTAGAGCTACTCAAAATTGTG GTATTACAGGCACGTCTCAAGCACCAGAGACAACGTCAACGACAATTAAATGTCGCTGCAAATGCAAAGCGGAAGAAGATAAACTGAAGCTCCTAGCGACATCTCCAATTGCAGAAAACACAAGTCAAAATAATTC ATGCAATACCACAACCCAATTGGAAGAATGTAGCCATGATTTTTGTGAAGACACCTTAAATATATCCTTTTCTTTAGGCGTGCCCCAAACAAATACTGGAATAGCAAATGACACTAATAACATCGAAAATG caGCCTCTAGACCTAAAAGTTCAGTAAACTGTACTGAACAaacgtatttgaaaaaatcctgGATTGTTATGAACAGTGGCGGTCAAACGTACAAGGTGCAACGTTTGCGACCCACTTTCTCGTCGCCAGAATCATTTCTCCATGATTGGTCATTTTATGCTGACTCACAAAATTATGGCTCCATTTTGCCACACGAAAAGAGTTTCATTTTAAGCAACAACACCAGCAATTTCATATCGGATTTATCCAGAGATCCTTCAGCTAATAGTATTGATAGTCAAAACTCTAATACCAGACTGAAAAGTACTACCACCACCCCAAGTACAAATAgttgcaacaacaataacattacGAATGAAAGCGATATAACGCTATATGAGGAGGACACCTCCAGCACCACCACCGCATCTACATCGGCTGGTCAACAGAAGTCGGTTGGCCGTGGCACTCAACTGCTGATGATGTCAGAAATGGAGAGCGATGATGGTGGTGAGCAGAATATTTCGTGTTTTGGTAACGTTAATAATCCCTTTAAAGTTAATGCTAAACTAAAATACACAGCTGTTGGCCGTACTCATATACGGAGGAGACATGCACGTAGTAGATCGTTTACAAACAGTGGTAATAATGAACGTGGTAATAATAGTTCAGACAACACTTTGAAACGAAGTTCATCGGccgatttattattattaaatttgagACCAGATAGTGATATTTTGTATAGTGATAATAGCAAagcaaatttgtatttaatttag